The genomic stretch CTTCCTGCCCCTGGTCTGAGTGTCTTGGCTGCCTGAGGCCAGGTCTGGTAAAAGGGCAGGTGGGCCAGTCTCCTGTTTCAGCTGAGAGCACTAAGGAGTCTAACATCTAATGCTGCCtggtttggggaggagggggaattcATCTTAAAAGGATCTTTCTCCCACTTGAATTCAGCTGGTCATTTTTCTTGTTCAAGGATTTATTACAAATAAAGATCGTTGGTTTGTTTATAAGTCTACTGGTGGCTTCTCAGGGGCTGGCGTGCTTGGGGTAGGAATCACATGAATGCAGTGTGACCTAGTTGGGGGGAGCCCGGCTTGGGAATTAGGAAGGAATGGGCATTTTGGCCATGGGACCCCAGCAGGCTGGTGGCCCCCCTTTCAGACCAGAGAAATTAGTAAGTCTGGGAGAAGCCTGCTCAAACCGTACCTGATCGAGTGGGAGGGGGTCCTCCCCAGGTAAACCCCAGACAAGTGGCCATCCATCAGCCCTTGAAGGCCCTCACAGGGCCTCCACTATCTCCAGAGCTGGCCCGGCCCTTCAATGGGAGGGGCCTCTGGATCCCCTGCCCTGATTGACCTGTGTCTGCACCCCTGTTACCTATTGTGCCTGATTCTTCCCTCTGCACCCCAGACATCCCAGTGACCACATCAGCCCTGGGAGGGAAAGACAAATCCTCTGCCCTGCCCACAGGAACTCTGACCACGGGTCTGTCCCTGGTGGAGCCCCTGGGGGCCTCAAATCCTCCATTGTCTTCCAAAGTGACAGCAGCACTTCCTTCGCTTCCGGTTCTGCCTTTTAATCCTGGAAGCCATCATGACAGAAGCCTTTAATGCAAAGTCCTGGGGGTTGTGGGGGGTGCTGCTTTAAGAATCCGGTCAACAAACTGGATTTGGCATTTCTGAGCTTTCATAAAGAGACGGTCCAATGAGATCCCATTTGTCAGGCTCCTGCCACAAGTGAGGCATTTGACAAATGCTTATCCTCTCCCGTTATGTTTCCCCTAATAACAGTTGATAAAATTAATAGGATATTTTTTACTGTGAGActtacaaacaaaatataataacatcAAAGAGCTATTCACTAAATAGCCAAGGAATTTGTGAAAATTACTCAACCtttggataaagctctggccctggattcaggaggatccaagttcaaatccaacctcagatactagacactagctactagttgagtgaccttggacaagtcacttagtcctcattgcccctcaaaaaagaaagaaagaaagaaaatgatacaaCCTTGAGATAACAGGAAAATTTTACTTTTGAACCTTTACGGACaaattgcatttttgttttttcttagtaTTCAAGATAGACAATAAGAAttgtattttctcttattttactgTTTTGCAAAATTGTTCAAGTGCAAAAACCAGACAAAAATTGTATCGGTTgtcttatcttttaaaaaatgctcagaTTCAACTTACAGAGCAAAGGTTCTTAGTATGGATTCTTcaatttgtgtggttttttttatgtatgaggtattttattttttccattatatgtaaagatagttctcaacttttgtttatacatgctttacaatttcagatttttctccctcccacccctcccctagacagcaggtaatctgatataggttatatatatatatatatatatctatatatatatatctatacatatacatatagatatatatatatacacacacacatatatatacacataataacattaatcctatttctgcattaatcaatttgtttttaaaatatatatagtgcCCAGTGGCCACAGTTTTGCAGCGGGTGTGCTCTGCAGAAATAGGGGTCCTCTTCGACTACTACGCCATGAAGACCCCTTCAGAAGCCCTGGGGTCAGTTCTGGATGCCAGGGTTTAAGAAGGGCAGAGGCCATCCTGGATGGGGAAGAGGCCTGGAGTTATGCCCTCCCAGAACTGTTTGGGGATGGTCAgcaagaatggggggggggctcagGGCAGGTTCTCCAATACCTGGAGGATTGTTCTTGGGAGGAGGGTTGAGGCTTGTTCAGCTTGGGTTGGGGAGAGACTTCAAAAGAGAAGTGGGGTGAGAGCCTCCTTCTCAGGAGAGCTGCCCTCCAGTGGAATGGGCTGATCCAAGCAGGGCTCCCCCCAGCCCCTGTCCCTGCTTGGAGGTGTCCAGGCAGAGGCGGAGGCCACTGAGATTTGATTCTTAGTCCCTGTGACTGGTGCAGGTGATGTAGGCGGGTGGCCCACTGGATGGAGGTTTGGATAAGGCCTGCAGTCTGCCCgcctggaattcaaatccaagctcagatacTTAGCGGGTGAGTGACCCAGGGCCAGCCTTCCCCCCCACAcctcaagttttctcatctggaaaatggggtcatgacagCATCACTGCGCAGGGTGGCCAGGATCAAGGGGTACGATATTTCTGAAGTGCTCCGTGCTCTGCCTAGCGCACAGGAGACCCAATCGATGCCTGtttccttccattcctccctaGGTGGTCGGTCAGCTGCGTGCAGAGCCAAGATGCCGTACAAGTTGGTGGTGATGGGCAGCTGTGGCGTGGGCAAGAGTGTGCTGACCATCTGGTTCCTCCAGAACCGCTACGTGGCCGAGTATGAGCCCACTGCCAGAGACTTGTACCACGGCGTGGTCGAGGTGGGCGGGCTGCCCTGTGAGCTGGACGTCTTGGACACCGGCGGTGCTGAGGAGTACTACGAGCAGTGGGAAGACTTCATGCGCTGGGGGGACGGCTTCCTCTGTGTCTATGCCGTGGACTTCATGAAGACCTTTGTGGATGTGAACCTCTTCCGCACCCAGCTGAAGAAAGTCAGGGGCACCAGCCGGGTGCCCATGGTGCTGGTGGCAAACAAAATCGACGAGGCGCACTGGCTGGTGGACTCGGACTTGGGTCAGGAAGCAGGCAAGAGCTTCAATGTTCCCTTCGTGGAAGCCTCGGCCAAGACCAGGTAGGGCGTGAAGCATGCCTTCCATAAGCTGGTTCGAGAGATTCGCCTGATACGGAAAGAAGAGCTCAAGGGCCGCCCCTGGGGGAGTCGGAACTTTGGGTTCCATCACTGCAAGATCATGTAAGCAGATGCACCCCCTGGGCGGCCTCCCCCTGAACCACCCTCCTCCCTGGACTTCTCTTGGAGCCTCTTGGTGGGCCTTGAGGCCAGTCTCCTGTTTCGGTTAGAGATTCCAAAGCTGCCTGGGGCAGGGATTAATAAATACATCTTAAAGGGGCTTCTCTGATTCAAAGTTGGCTGTGCTTCTTCTGGGATTTATTGCAATTAAAGgctgttggtttgtttgtttgaagtgGGTGGTGCTGGTGGTTTCTCAGGGCTGGGGCAGGAGTCCCACGAATGCAGTGTGGCctagtggagagagagctgggaGTTAGGAAAGCTAGGTTATTTTAGCCATATGATGCTGGGACTAGTTTACCTCATAGGTTAAAGTCTATGTGACTTCCGGGCTGCCTTTCAGCTCTAGGTCTAATCCTGAGGCCCCACTGAAATCCTATGAGCCCCCTGGCTcccagaacctcagtttcttcatctgtaaaatgggattaatggCCTGTGACACACTCTGGGGGAAGCTGTCTCACAGGTGCAGAGTCCTCTGGAGATTTGGGAACCTTGTTATCTAGTCCCTTAATAAGGCGGCAGCTTCCCCATCTCCATGGTGCCTCTGGGTTTCCCCAGGACTACCTGGGCTTGTTGAAAGCTGCTGGTTCTGACCTGGTTGCGGGAAGGGCAGGGGGGTGGTACTGAAGCTACAGCGATTGGAAAAGAAGCGGTGTCTTGCCTGGGAGGCACTTCTCTTTTATGAGGGGGAGTCCTCAgcaggaggggagaaaggacctAGGACGGGAGCTTTGTCTTGGGAAGccggcaggggtgggggtgggaatggggggaTGATGGCAGAGGAGAGGGCCCCGGCGGGTCCCTAGTTGGGACAGCAAGCTGACATAGCCTGGCCTGGCGGCTTCCTCTGAACACAGCTCCACTCATCTGGGCCTCCACCTAGGACGAGGCTCTCGAGGTGAGTGCATTCACTCCCTCACGGAGTGGCAGACCTGGTGAGGAAGGAGACGCCCCGCCTGGTCCAGGCAGAGCTAAAGTGGCTAAGAGACCCACTGAGGCAGGCACACTTCCAGATTGgctggaaggggaaagagggaaagaaatacaTGGGCTGGACCTGCGAGACCTGAAGCTAATCTTACTAAGGAGATCTGCTAGCTGCAAATCCCCCAGCAAATCCTGTggcctctgtgcctcagtttcctcatttgtgaacaGGAGGGTGTAGCCTTAGATTACTTTTATGGTGGGTCTAACTCTCAATCCATGATCCCACTTGTGAGGTTTAGTGTTTAGCTGGTGTCATTCctgctttacagataaggaaactgaggctagggacTTAAAGCATACAAAAAGTCTTCTCTCCGCCACTCCCCGCCCCCTGCAAACCCCCTAAGTGATCCAAGAAGCCCTGGACATGTGTGTCCGTAGGGTTGGGAGCTTCTGGGGTGAACAGTTATCCCTTCCTGACTAGGGGCTGTTCCCTCCCCCAGCCTTCCTGACGTTTGGGAAGCAGCCCCAGGGCATGCTGAATTCCAAAGGATGTTCTTCCCTGGGACCCGGACTGGCTTTCTACCTTGGACGGTGgctacccccacccccgccccacccTGCCCCGGGCCCCAAGACTTAGGACCCGATGGTCTCTGCAGATTCCTCTGCCTCTCAGAGCACACTCCCCTTCACTGGGATCCCTGCCATGCACACCTATCTGGTCTTGGACAGGTCCATCCCTTCCCCTTCTGgacctccatttccctttctgtaCAGTGGGGGAGCTGGGCCAGGCGAGATCCCTTACTGGTCTATTAACCTATAGCCATCAGCAAGAGCAAACAAACTCCTGAGCCCAAGTCAGAGCCTGAGTTTCCTGGGCTTCCCCCTGCTCTCATAGTGTCTGAATCACTAGGTGGCTTACTCCTGTGTGTGGCTGGTTATTCACTGCGTGCGTTTCCTCATTGGCCTCCTGACGCTTCTTCCTTTGGGGGATAGGCTTAAGTCCAACCTGCAGAGCTTCTGGACTGGATGAGTGCTTAGTCCAACCACTTACTGCGGGTGGCCAGCCTTTCCTGGCTGGGGTCTCCTATTATCCCCACACAACCACACCCCTTCATCCACGTTTGAGCTGCTTCTCTTGCTTCAGTTGATCAGAAAGTCCGTCCTCTAATCCAGCAGAGTATCTGCCTTCCTTGTTTCCTTGGATGTTAGTTAGATCTGGATTCATACCATTTTCCCATTTCCCAGAACTCGGCAATGTTTAGTCGTTACTGCTGGGCacactgcattttttaaaaacaatattttatttacccccaattacatgtaaagacattttaatattcatttttggggggagcagggcaatgagggttaagtgacttgcccagggtcacacagctagtaagtgtcaagtgtctgaggccagatttgaactcaggtcccactgaatccagggccagtgctctatccactgcgccacccagctggccccctctaatattcattttaaaagtttttgaattcaaattttctccctccctccctggacAGTAAGCAGTTTGATCTGGACTCCCCTAACATTAGTTTGGCAATGGgattccttcccctattcccagATCTGGCTGACCTCCCTCCTGCTCTCAGTAATCTCTTCCCTCCGTTCAGGGCTGACTCAATCATTAGCTTTATTTTCACTGAGGGGATTGCAATACCCGCTGGCATTTCTAGAACTCCCAGACTGGCAGAGCCCTTTCCAGTCATGAAATCATTTCATCCTCACTGTCCCTCTGGGAgagagatgctattatcatccccatttcacagaggaaaccaaggctcccagaagtcaagtgacttgcccaaggtcatacgtTTTAGCAGCTGAGGCAGAAGTGGATGCCAGCCTCCTGAGCCTCTTTCCACTGGCCCTGGGCACTGGGTCTCGGCATCTGAGCACCCTCAAGACACTGCCGGGAGTTGTGGCTAAGCTGAATAGTCCCCGGGCCTTTGATATAATTGGTCATTGTTCTCAAAATCTCTCATTGTTTTATAATCTTctctttgttggggggggggagggcagggaggagagaagcTGGCAAGGAGAACTCCCAGCGTGGGGATGCCCTGTGCTCTG from Dromiciops gliroides isolate mDroGli1 chromosome 6, mDroGli1.pri, whole genome shotgun sequence encodes the following:
- the LOC122731470 gene encoding GTPase NRas-like is translated as MPYKLVVMGSCGVGKSVLTIWFLQNRYVAEYEPTARDLYHGVVEVGGLPCELDVLDTGGAEEYYEQWEDFMRWGDGFLCVYAVDFMKTFVDVNLFRTQLKKVRGTSRVPMVLVANKIDEAHWLVDSDLGQEAGKSFNVPFVEASAKTR